A window from Tenacibaculum singaporense encodes these proteins:
- a CDS encoding ABC transporter ATP-binding protein, which translates to MLKAQDLTKKYGDFTALNSLNLNIKAGDIFCLLGANGAGKSTTINLFLNFIEPTSGSAFVNGLDVTKNPQETKKWLSYIPENLQLYQYMTGLENLHFFCGLQGVDIEKEALENLLIQSGLQKDFIKKRVRSYSKGMRQKVGIALARAKGAKVLLLDEPTSGLDPKASNEFSELLLNMKQQKVATLMATHDLFRAKDTGTHIGIMKEGVLVEKMESNQVSFHDLEQKYLKHMHE; encoded by the coding sequence ATGTTAAAAGCACAAGATCTCACAAAAAAATACGGTGATTTTACCGCCTTGAATAGTTTAAATTTAAATATTAAAGCAGGAGATATTTTTTGCTTGCTCGGAGCTAACGGTGCGGGAAAATCAACAACTATTAATTTGTTTTTAAATTTTATAGAGCCTACATCTGGTAGCGCTTTTGTTAATGGTTTGGATGTAACAAAGAACCCACAAGAAACAAAAAAATGGTTGTCTTATATTCCTGAAAATCTCCAGTTGTATCAATATATGACAGGACTGGAGAATCTTCACTTTTTCTGTGGTCTACAAGGTGTGGATATAGAAAAAGAAGCATTAGAAAACTTATTAATACAATCAGGTTTACAAAAAGATTTTATTAAGAAAAGAGTTCGTAGTTACTCTAAAGGAATGAGACAAAAAGTAGGGATTGCTTTAGCGAGAGCTAAAGGAGCCAAGGTATTACTTTTAGATGAGCCTACATCTGGGTTAGACCCTAAAGCAAGTAATGAGTTTTCTGAGCTTCTACTTAACATGAAGCAACAAAAAGTAGCCACTTTAATGGCAACACACGATCTTTTTAGAGCTAAAGATACAGGAACACATATTGGTATTATGAAAGAAGGAGTTTTGGTTGAAAAGATGGAATCAAATCAAGTTTCTTTTCATGATTTAGAACAAAAGTACTTAAAACACATGCATGAATAG
- a CDS encoding class I SAM-dependent methyltransferase: MWKEHYSKIKKEKHPPAYTLRKALDFIASQDNITEKTAIDLGCGNGVDTFALLENGFSVFAIDSNPNSLLHLQQNLASEHSKLLKFNNVSFENLEKLPLAYLVNASFSLPFCHSNQFDKLWLNIIECIPPGGIFCGHFFGPQDSWNSNSDMTFHNIQDVKNLFDKFEILYFNEISKKGKTLSGKEKFWHVFHIVAKKKHLQKQ, from the coding sequence ATGTGGAAAGAGCATTATAGTAAAATAAAAAAAGAAAAACATCCCCCAGCTTATACACTACGTAAAGCTTTAGATTTTATAGCCTCCCAAGATAATATAACAGAAAAAACAGCTATAGACTTGGGTTGTGGTAATGGTGTAGATACATTTGCTTTGTTAGAAAATGGTTTTTCTGTATTTGCCATAGACAGTAACCCTAACTCATTGCTTCACCTACAACAAAATTTAGCTTCTGAACATTCAAAACTATTAAAATTTAATAACGTTTCTTTTGAGAATTTAGAAAAGCTTCCTTTAGCTTATTTGGTTAATGCTTCTTTTTCACTTCCTTTTTGTCATTCTAATCAATTTGATAAATTATGGTTAAACATCATTGAGTGTATACCCCCTGGAGGAATTTTTTGCGGACATTTTTTTGGACCACAAGATTCCTGGAACTCTAACTCTGATATGACTTTTCACAATATACAAGATGTAAAAAACTTATTTGATAAGTTTGAGATTCTTTATTTTAATGAAATCTCTAAAAAAGGAAAAACATTATCTGGAAAAGAAAAATTTTGGCATGTTTTTCATATTGTGGCAAAAAAGAAACACCTTCAAAAACAATAA
- a CDS encoding DUF3526 domain-containing protein has product MKLTILLWRREGISIVRNTFQIVLLTIVFLLGIYAIYYGHSKITEQRKIIENVKHIEKKEFEQYKESFYANHTSLKDKQLFDIASKPAYAWYRHGYHAILPPHGLAHMSLGQRDIEPYYYKLTGMSLYYQLFENELANPLKLYVGNLDLSFVFVYLFPLLIITFTYGLYAEEKENGMLPLLRLQSIGLRKILLIRIAFYYVLVLGLGVLLSITAFTVAEKVSVLSACLWLLAVLCYFSFWFALMFLLISFKKNSSLTAITAAGLWLLFLIVFPAILNVYANIVHPIDNTSLADITRRRSLENEENIEEAKAVVVEYLDYRDDLKGAKSLIDVNTMAKAYASFTALNDNHHREEVQEYFKQIELRQEWVSKFRWANPAVNAQGMFNEIVETDSEIFQSFYQSIELFHRDITNFYFNKLFLGKQITIRDYERLPKFKLNADYTKSQRIGKSLLEVILITFIIFGTSLVFFKKITS; this is encoded by the coding sequence ATGAAATTAACTATATTATTATGGAGACGTGAAGGTATTTCAATCGTTAGAAATACGTTTCAAATAGTTTTGCTTACCATCGTGTTTTTATTGGGAATTTACGCTATTTATTACGGGCATTCAAAAATAACGGAGCAGCGTAAAATAATTGAGAATGTTAAACATATTGAAAAGAAAGAATTTGAACAGTATAAAGAGAGTTTTTATGCCAATCATACTTCGTTAAAAGATAAACAGTTATTTGACATAGCTTCTAAGCCTGCCTATGCATGGTATCGACATGGATATCATGCAATTTTACCTCCTCATGGTTTAGCGCACATGTCTTTAGGGCAAAGAGATATAGAACCTTATTACTATAAGTTAACGGGAATGAGTTTATATTATCAATTGTTTGAAAATGAACTAGCAAACCCACTTAAACTCTATGTTGGAAATTTAGACCTATCGTTTGTTTTTGTTTATTTGTTTCCGTTACTTATCATAACTTTTACTTATGGATTATATGCAGAGGAGAAGGAAAACGGAATGTTACCCTTATTAAGGTTACAATCTATAGGACTAAGAAAAATCCTCTTAATTAGAATTGCTTTTTATTATGTTTTAGTTTTAGGGTTAGGAGTCCTTTTGTCTATAACAGCTTTTACGGTTGCTGAAAAAGTAAGTGTTTTAAGTGCCTGTTTATGGTTATTAGCAGTCTTGTGTTATTTTAGCTTTTGGTTTGCCTTAATGTTTCTTTTAATAAGCTTTAAAAAGAATTCTTCATTAACAGCCATTACTGCTGCTGGTTTATGGTTACTTTTTTTAATAGTTTTCCCAGCAATATTAAATGTATATGCAAATATTGTACATCCGATAGACAATACTTCATTAGCTGATATAACTAGAAGAAGAAGTCTTGAAAATGAAGAGAATATAGAAGAAGCTAAAGCTGTAGTTGTTGAGTATTTAGATTACCGAGATGATTTAAAAGGAGCAAAATCTTTAATAGATGTAAATACAATGGCCAAGGCTTATGCATCTTTTACTGCGCTTAATGATAATCATCACAGAGAAGAAGTACAGGAGTATTTTAAACAAATTGAGTTAAGACAAGAATGGGTTTCTAAATTTCGATGGGCAAATCCAGCAGTAAATGCTCAAGGAATGTTTAATGAAATAGTTGAAACGGATTCTGAAATTTTTCAATCCTTTTATCAATCAATTGAACTTTTTCATAGAGATATTACCAATTTTTATTTTAATAAATTGTTTTTAGGTAAGCAAATAACAATAAGAGATTATGAAAGGTTGCCTAAGTTTAAGTTGAATGCTGATTATACTAAAAGTCAAAGAATAGGAAAAAGTTTATTAGAAGTAATACTTATAACCTTTATAATTTTTGGTACATCACTGGTCTTTTTTAAAAAAATAACTTCTTAA
- a CDS encoding DUF4374 domain-containing protein has product MKTQFLKKISLVSLYTFVLVFTFIGCSSDDNSPVGTDPVIINFGITTVSGAFPNQTSYIQGKSSLEFSTIGNDKALELTGNTRTVSYNKELYALPFGAPATLAKYSFNEEGNAVEDQRIVVPGANTFSALYFESKEVAYASVAGGISKLIIFNPTTMRITDEVALTLIKEKFPEATRTYYTDMIERDGKLFMGVHYEKNFAPVNDWAYVAVIDLKEKKVEKIISDKRTGMVFGGHAANAGMVKTTNGDIYVQGLGTTMSSGSSPSGLLKIPNGETSFDPDYFMNMQEATGNVCYGIYHAPNGRSFTARVEEVSDFYEYQTGQPQFKYFEIDVQKKSSLGAVPGLPTTYGSRSMIILPYKDQKLLFTTATNDENAVFSFDTSSNTSSKMFTSTGGYISGLEDFNNE; this is encoded by the coding sequence ATGAAAACACAATTCTTAAAAAAAATAAGTTTAGTATCACTTTACACATTTGTATTAGTTTTTACATTCATAGGGTGTAGTAGTGATGATAATTCACCAGTTGGAACCGATCCAGTAATTATTAATTTTGGGATTACAACAGTAAGTGGAGCATTTCCTAATCAGACCTCTTATATTCAAGGAAAATCAAGTTTAGAATTTTCAACGATAGGAAATGACAAGGCTTTAGAATTAACAGGAAATACAAGAACCGTTTCTTATAATAAAGAGTTGTATGCATTGCCTTTTGGCGCACCTGCAACCCTTGCAAAATATTCATTTAATGAAGAAGGAAATGCAGTCGAAGATCAACGTATTGTTGTTCCTGGGGCAAATACTTTTTCTGCCCTTTATTTTGAAAGTAAGGAGGTAGCGTATGCTTCAGTAGCAGGGGGGATTTCAAAACTTATTATTTTCAATCCAACTACGATGCGTATTACAGACGAAGTAGCTTTAACATTAATTAAAGAAAAATTTCCTGAAGCTACACGTACGTATTATACAGATATGATTGAGCGTGACGGAAAGTTGTTTATGGGAGTACATTACGAGAAAAATTTTGCTCCAGTAAACGATTGGGCGTATGTAGCGGTAATTGATTTAAAAGAGAAAAAGGTAGAAAAAATAATTTCGGATAAAAGAACAGGAATGGTGTTTGGCGGACATGCAGCAAATGCAGGAATGGTTAAAACTACTAATGGAGATATTTATGTACAAGGTTTAGGAACTACAATGAGTAGTGGAAGTAGCCCTAGTGGTTTACTAAAAATACCTAATGGAGAAACTTCTTTTGACCCAGATTATTTTATGAATATGCAAGAAGCAACAGGAAATGTATGTTATGGAATTTATCATGCACCTAATGGAAGAAGTTTTACAGCAAGAGTAGAGGAAGTAAGTGATTTTTATGAGTATCAAACGGGACAACCTCAATTCAAATATTTTGAGATTGATGTTCAAAAAAAGTCGAGTTTAGGGGCTGTACCAGGACTTCCTACCACATATGGATCTCGTAGTATGATTATTCTTCCCTATAAAGACCAAAAATTATTATTTACGACAGCAACGAATGATGAAAATGCTGTGTTTAGTTTTGACACCAGTTCAAACACATCTAGTAAAATGTTTACGTCTACAGGTGGTTACATATCTGGTCTTGAAGATTTTAATAACGAATAG
- a CDS encoding DUF3526 domain-containing protein, whose product MIHQVFLIAKKELTNIARQNALKILFPIILFLLGFSLYAGHIAYKQEMDMVKKAQEERRAEWLEQGNKHPHIAAHYGTYVFKPKTLLSLFDFGLDTYTGTSVYLEAHYAHEFMFRPVQGYGNMARFGELSAALVLQLLLPLLIIFITFQTFSKEKETGTLKLLIGQGVSMRSIYLGKVLAYFLIVLLILILFFTGLYIVGIIEDDSLVMQDVGLRVLFLFFLYVGYLFVFTNFSVWVSFKSSNARNSLLTLLMFWITTGIIIPKTSANIGESLYPLPSLKAYKEKIKKDIDKGLPMDGSKEERLVKLKEQYLKKYGVDSLHQLPLNFEAIRMQEGEEYAYKVQRVHDSLLNRRFEYQNRIGSIIGFVAPYISVRNFSMALAATDGYSFNDFQEKTKVYRLKLMRKMNNDMAVNSRYGEFYEYKAGRNLWETVSGLEYRTPSVMKIFKNYRIELMSLIFWVLIMFLLIPSSHKNKLI is encoded by the coding sequence ATGATACATCAAGTATTTTTAATAGCTAAAAAAGAACTTACCAATATAGCAAGGCAAAATGCTTTAAAAATTTTGTTTCCTATTATTTTGTTCCTCTTAGGGTTTTCACTTTATGCTGGACATATAGCTTATAAACAGGAAATGGATATGGTGAAAAAGGCTCAAGAAGAAAGAAGAGCTGAGTGGTTAGAACAAGGAAATAAGCATCCGCATATTGCGGCTCATTACGGGACATATGTTTTTAAGCCTAAAACGCTTTTAAGTCTTTTTGATTTTGGATTAGATACGTATACAGGAACCTCAGTTTATTTAGAAGCACATTATGCACATGAGTTTATGTTTAGACCTGTACAAGGATATGGTAACATGGCTCGTTTTGGAGAATTGAGTGCAGCTTTGGTTCTTCAGTTATTATTACCACTTCTTATTATATTCATCACTTTTCAAACTTTTAGTAAGGAAAAAGAAACAGGAACCTTGAAGCTATTAATAGGGCAAGGAGTTTCAATGAGATCTATTTATTTAGGTAAAGTTTTGGCTTATTTTTTAATAGTCCTACTTATATTAATATTATTTTTTACAGGACTTTATATTGTAGGAATAATTGAAGATGATAGCTTAGTAATGCAAGATGTAGGTTTACGAGTTTTATTTCTCTTTTTTCTTTATGTTGGGTACTTATTTGTTTTTACAAACTTTTCTGTTTGGGTTTCTTTTAAATCTTCAAATGCACGAAACTCTCTTCTAACATTATTAATGTTTTGGATTACAACTGGTATTATTATTCCAAAAACTTCGGCTAATATAGGAGAGAGTTTATATCCTTTACCATCTCTTAAAGCATATAAAGAAAAAATTAAAAAGGATATAGATAAGGGTTTGCCTATGGATGGCTCTAAAGAAGAGAGACTTGTTAAATTAAAGGAACAATACTTAAAAAAATATGGAGTAGACTCTTTACATCAATTACCACTAAATTTTGAAGCAATACGAATGCAAGAGGGAGAAGAATATGCTTATAAAGTACAAAGAGTTCATGATTCTCTTCTTAACAGAAGGTTTGAATATCAAAATAGAATAGGAAGTATAATAGGGTTTGTTGCGCCTTACATTTCAGTAAGAAATTTTTCAATGGCTTTAGCAGCAACAGACGGGTACAGTTTTAATGATTTTCAAGAAAAAACAAAAGTATACCGCCTTAAATTAATGAGAAAAATGAATAATGATATGGCTGTAAATTCACGTTATGGCGAGTTTTACGAGTACAAAGCAGGAAGAAATTTATGGGAAACGGTTTCTGGACTAGAATATCGTACACCAAGTGTAATGAAAATCTTTAAAAATTACAGAATAGAATTAATGTCATTAATTTTTTGGGTTTTAATAATGTTCTTATTAATACCTTCTTCTCACAAAAATAAATTGATATGA
- a CDS encoding TonB-dependent receptor, producing the protein MYSQTVKVSGVVTDNLGIPLFQSHLQIQELNKNAVTNEDGKFTFKKIPKGKYSLKISYVGFKTNYQTIDASGEKTNIKLTIQLKPEQNQLNEVTLEGKSTAQRLKESTANVSVLQMEKFRERNINTSDIVKQISGVNVRQTGGFGSNAKIYVNGMTGKSVPFFLDGIPLSYFGAGLGLNVLPSNLIEQIEVYKGVVPVDLGADALGGAINIVPRKSYSDYLDVSYSAGSFNSHKMSVNAQLMSSDNQWMFGVNSFFNHSDNSYKVDVEIPNEQGNPIPARVKRFHDKYSNHLLNVYVGILDKKYADRLVLSARYSGLDDDIQHNAIMAQPYGEATYGESTVGTSLEYEKKNILKKMNMKWYSAYNRTRGHFIDTTLNAYTWDGKIYRKRTDGGEISASRNSLKLTSQNVLNRVNLNYYPWEKGKFTLNLFSSWFRRVGEDPIAAEFYGEDFFKNPTQLFKNALGIAYEHRFSKSLTGYTAAKHFWLDADGYEIKNLDFVPNQQETSNFGFLQSLRYHLTKSFLVKSSYEYATRLPDEVELFGDFTLIKSNPFLEPEQSHNLNLGFQLKTRKVNWDTNLFYRGTNNVIWLRTSQFYSQYQNLLKSRTLGVDMELRYRPVDFLDVKANATYQDLRNRSPKNITGAVDNRYFNARLPNIPYFFGNAEVRYHKENFLHTKNNISAWWSANYVNEFYLFWAVDGNKDLKNTIPSQFTQNLGITLSHPENRWTVTAEATNIFNEKVFDNFSVQRPGRAFYITLRTFIN; encoded by the coding sequence TTGTATTCGCAAACAGTAAAAGTTTCAGGAGTAGTAACCGACAATTTAGGGATTCCTTTATTTCAGTCTCATCTCCAAATACAAGAACTTAATAAAAATGCAGTAACCAATGAGGACGGAAAATTTACATTTAAAAAGATTCCGAAAGGAAAATATAGCTTAAAAATATCTTATGTAGGTTTTAAAACAAATTACCAGACAATAGATGCTTCAGGTGAAAAAACGAATATAAAACTTACTATTCAGTTAAAGCCTGAGCAAAATCAGCTAAATGAGGTAACTCTTGAAGGAAAATCAACAGCTCAAAGATTAAAAGAGAGTACAGCTAACGTATCAGTTTTACAAATGGAAAAGTTTCGAGAGAGGAACATTAATACAAGTGATATTGTAAAACAAATTTCAGGGGTAAATGTACGACAAACAGGAGGCTTTGGTAGCAATGCAAAAATCTATGTAAATGGGATGACTGGAAAATCGGTACCCTTTTTTCTAGATGGAATTCCTTTATCATATTTTGGAGCTGGATTAGGGTTAAACGTATTGCCTTCAAACTTAATAGAACAAATTGAAGTTTATAAGGGAGTAGTACCTGTAGATTTAGGAGCAGATGCGCTTGGAGGAGCGATTAATATAGTTCCTAGAAAATCATATTCAGATTACTTAGATGTTTCCTATTCAGCAGGGTCATTTAATAGCCATAAAATGAGCGTAAATGCGCAATTGATGAGTTCAGACAATCAATGGATGTTTGGGGTGAATTCATTTTTTAATCACTCTGACAATAGCTATAAAGTAGATGTTGAAATACCAAACGAACAAGGAAACCCTATACCTGCTAGAGTTAAACGGTTTCATGATAAATATTCTAACCATCTTTTAAACGTTTATGTAGGAATTTTAGATAAAAAGTATGCAGATCGATTGGTTCTTAGTGCGCGTTATTCAGGACTTGACGATGATATACAGCACAATGCTATTATGGCTCAACCTTATGGAGAAGCCACTTATGGTGAATCAACAGTTGGAACTTCTTTAGAATATGAAAAAAAGAATATTTTAAAGAAAATGAACATGAAATGGTATAGTGCTTATAACCGTACCAGAGGACATTTTATTGATACTACCCTAAATGCCTATACTTGGGATGGTAAAATATATCGTAAACGGACAGATGGTGGGGAAATTTCTGCCTCACGAAATTCTTTAAAATTAACCTCTCAAAATGTTTTAAATCGAGTTAATTTAAACTACTATCCTTGGGAAAAAGGAAAGTTTACGTTGAATCTTTTTTCATCTTGGTTTAGAAGAGTAGGAGAAGATCCAATTGCGGCTGAGTTTTATGGAGAAGATTTTTTTAAGAATCCAACCCAGCTTTTTAAAAACGCTTTAGGAATTGCTTATGAACACCGTTTTTCAAAAAGTTTAACTGGTTATACAGCGGCAAAACATTTTTGGTTAGATGCGGATGGGTATGAAATAAAAAACCTTGACTTTGTTCCTAACCAGCAAGAAACATCTAATTTTGGATTTTTACAATCGCTTCGTTACCATCTTACAAAATCTTTTTTAGTAAAGTCTTCTTACGAGTATGCTACGAGACTTCCTGATGAAGTGGAGCTTTTTGGAGACTTTACCTTAATAAAATCCAATCCATTCTTAGAGCCAGAACAAAGTCATAATCTTAATTTAGGTTTTCAGCTAAAAACAAGAAAGGTTAATTGGGATACGAATCTTTTTTATCGAGGAACAAACAATGTTATTTGGTTACGAACCTCACAGTTTTATTCCCAATATCAAAATTTACTAAAATCACGTACGCTTGGGGTTGATATGGAGCTGCGCTATCGTCCGGTTGATTTTCTTGATGTAAAAGCAAATGCTACTTATCAAGATTTACGAAACCGTTCACCAAAAAATATTACTGGGGCTGTGGATAATCGTTATTTTAATGCAAGACTACCTAATATTCCTTATTTTTTTGGAAATGCAGAAGTACGCTACCACAAAGAAAATTTCTTGCACACAAAAAATAATATTTCAGCATGGTGGTCTGCAAACTACGTAAATGAATTTTATCTGTTTTGGGCTGTAGATGGTAATAAAGATTTAAAAAACACCATTCCATCTCAATTTACTCAAAATTTAGGTATCACTCTTTCTCACCCGGAAAATAGATGGACGGTTACTGCTGAAGCGACCAATATATTTAACGAAAAAGTATTCGATAACTTTAGTGTGCAACGTCCTGGAAGAGCATTTTATATAACACTTAGAACATTTATAAATTAA
- a CDS encoding MATE family efflux transporter, with amino-acid sequence MSSKIKNNTKQKLDFINDSLWGLMLKLSVPSILGMMVISINGLVDIFYTSYFMGIKAFTGISMLFPLMLVVTSITVFIAAGSASVLSRAIGAKQVEVQKKIIPNMIALSLIGATLVTVFGIIFSHEIVSVIGISGELFTYALEYFKVYVLGALFSIYGLSANSLIRAEGNIKVAMQFTIASVILNILLTPIFIGILHMGVAGAAWSSIIAMFIYSLLTSLYFIRGKATFKTGAFRIRLEYKILKNVLSIGFSAFTMQLSNLFRQFLLFRLVVFYGTVEAMAFFNAVFRLFTFLAIPLLGLYQSMQPIIGINYGANKPSRCLKGVRIYRLAGVVLGAGLLIPILIFPEAMVNVILPNVELNDTEIFNVRMLLSILLVIPISSSSIVLFQAIGEAKLATLLPIGRQLLLFVPVVLILTKYFGIEGIYYSLALENILYALVLYIVSRKTLKQISKGIIQE; translated from the coding sequence ATGAGTTCCAAAATAAAAAATAACACAAAACAAAAGCTTGATTTTATTAATGATAGCCTTTGGGGTCTTATGTTAAAACTATCTGTTCCAAGTATTTTAGGTATGATGGTTATATCTATAAACGGGCTTGTAGATATATTTTATACAAGCTATTTTATGGGAATAAAAGCTTTTACAGGAATTTCAATGTTATTTCCCTTAATGCTAGTTGTTACAAGTATTACTGTTTTTATAGCTGCAGGCTCTGCATCTGTTCTTAGCAGAGCTATAGGAGCTAAACAAGTTGAAGTTCAAAAGAAAATAATTCCAAACATGATAGCCTTATCTCTCATAGGGGCAACTTTAGTAACTGTTTTTGGAATTATTTTTTCTCATGAAATAGTCTCAGTAATAGGAATTTCAGGAGAACTATTTACGTATGCTTTAGAATATTTTAAAGTATACGTTTTGGGAGCATTATTCAGTATTTATGGTCTGTCAGCTAATAGCTTAATACGGGCAGAAGGAAATATAAAAGTAGCAATGCAATTCACAATAGCTTCAGTAATTTTAAATATTTTACTAACTCCCATCTTTATTGGCATTTTACATATGGGAGTAGCAGGTGCTGCATGGAGTAGTATTATAGCAATGTTTATTTATAGTTTGTTAACATCTCTATATTTTATCCGTGGAAAAGCAACATTTAAAACAGGGGCTTTTCGAATAAGGTTGGAGTATAAAATCCTTAAAAATGTTTTAAGTATTGGTTTTTCAGCATTTACAATGCAACTATCTAATTTATTTAGGCAGTTTTTACTTTTCAGGTTAGTGGTTTTCTACGGAACAGTAGAAGCTATGGCTTTTTTTAATGCTGTCTTTAGATTGTTTACTTTTTTAGCTATCCCGCTTTTAGGACTTTACCAATCTATGCAGCCGATTATAGGAATTAATTACGGAGCTAACAAGCCGTCTAGGTGTTTAAAAGGAGTAAGGATATACAGGTTAGCAGGGGTTGTTCTTGGTGCTGGACTATTAATTCCGATACTGATTTTTCCTGAAGCAATGGTTAATGTTATATTACCTAATGTAGAACTTAATGATACAGAAATTTTTAATGTACGAATGTTGCTAAGTATTTTATTAGTTATTCCAATATCTTCTAGTAGCATAGTTCTTTTTCAAGCTATAGGCGAGGCAAAATTAGCAACATTGCTACCTATTGGAAGACAATTATTATTGTTTGTTCCGGTAGTATTAATTTTAACTAAATACTTTGGAATAGAGGGGATATATTACAGTTTAGCTTTAGAAAATATATTATACGCTTTGGTTTTATATATTGTATCTAGAAAAACACTTAAGCAAATATCCAAGGGAATAATACAGGAGTAA